In a genomic window of Alphaproteobacteria bacterium:
- a CDS encoding porin family protein, with product MKQVQKWIICLMGVVLCHKAIWANPSFESVRGGIQVGYALIDSTVHYARTQAPNASDMSDISGRGTIGGITLDWCRILGNSDMLLGVEGSLNFTKAIGRKSTKGTFFDPTPGASWETTVEFSRSIDLTMKVGYMAKGAALAYFKVGPSRSRWRSLSTNTFTNTKSVSAANGLGLILGVGAEFPLSDRISWGGEYNYRRPKNLSHNITQPNGLTIRSVDVAPTSHAIMFRLNYRFCAPDYAETPPEKKRKRKRSRNPQ from the coding sequence ATGAAACAAGTCCAAAAATGGATAATCTGCTTGATGGGTGTTGTTCTGTGCCATAAAGCCATTTGGGCGAATCCATCTTTTGAAAGTGTGCGCGGTGGCATCCAGGTCGGCTATGCTCTCATTGATAGCACGGTTCATTATGCTCGAACTCAAGCCCCAAATGCATCAGATATGTCTGACATTTCCGGTCGGGGAACGATTGGTGGAATCACTCTTGATTGGTGTCGCATTCTCGGTAACTCAGATATGCTACTTGGTGTAGAGGGCAGTTTAAACTTTACAAAAGCGATCGGCAGGAAAAGCACAAAAGGGACCTTTTTTGACCCTACTCCAGGAGCAAGTTGGGAAACAACTGTCGAATTCAGCCGGTCGATTGATTTAACCATGAAGGTTGGCTATATGGCAAAAGGAGCAGCTCTTGCCTACTTTAAAGTTGGACCAAGCCGTTCTCGCTGGCGGTCCCTGTCAACCAACACTTTCACAAATACAAAATCAGTTTCAGCGGCTAATGGTCTGGGGCTTATATTGGGAGTTGGAGCTGAGTTCCCGCTTTCAGATCGCATCTCTTGGGGAGGTGAATATAACTACCGTCGACCTAAAAATCTAAGCCATAACATTACCCAGCCAAATGGGCTCACTATTCGTTCGGTAGATGTAGCCCCAACTTCGCATGCCATAATGTTTCGTCTAAATTATAGATTTTGCGCTCCGGATTATGCTGAAACACCACCGGAAAAAAAGAGAAAACGCAAAAGATCCAGAAACCCCCAATAG
- a CDS encoding outer membrane beta-barrel protein — MMKITKWIVGLSSLVVCQEAFPDSPFEGVRACLQGGYGTLDTKIQFTRTDTVPIGKDTSDVSGRGVLGGIAIDWMNLVGNTKVLMGPELSFNYCTTKGKKSTIGTFVPNTATGDLSTTALFKRAVDLTLKIGYLIEGQAAPYIKLGPSSGHWKASTASNSHLASGSAASTSIGFVVALGTEFCISNRFSWGAEYSYRHHKDYTLTLVNSNSTIQRQINIQPSSSAFMFRINYKLSSVDYSDNCEKKERKRKKYKRPKESDEPSTECKKPPKNCRKP, encoded by the coding sequence ATGATGAAAATAACAAAGTGGATAGTGGGACTCTCAAGCCTTGTGGTCTGCCAAGAAGCATTCCCTGACTCTCCTTTTGAAGGAGTGAGGGCGTGTTTGCAAGGAGGTTATGGCACCCTCGATACTAAAATTCAATTTACACGGACTGACACTGTTCCAATTGGAAAAGATACTTCAGATGTTTCAGGCCGCGGAGTGTTAGGCGGAATTGCGATCGACTGGATGAACCTCGTTGGAAATACTAAAGTGTTAATGGGACCCGAACTCAGTTTTAACTATTGCACAACGAAGGGCAAGAAAAGCACCATTGGGACGTTTGTCCCAAATACAGCAACAGGAGATCTATCAACGACTGCTCTGTTTAAGCGAGCTGTTGATCTTACGCTTAAAATTGGCTATCTAATCGAAGGGCAAGCAGCACCCTATATTAAATTGGGACCGAGTAGTGGACATTGGAAGGCCAGCACGGCAAGCAACTCACATTTAGCGAGTGGCTCAGCAGCTTCAACGAGCATAGGATTTGTTGTAGCCTTGGGTACAGAATTTTGCATCTCAAATCGCTTTTCTTGGGGAGCAGAATATAGTTACAGGCATCATAAAGATTACACCCTTACTCTCGTTAATTCGAATTCCACGATCCAACGCCAAATCAACATTCAGCCATCCTCAAGTGCCTTCATGTTCCGTATTAATTATAAGTTAAGCTCCGTGGACTATTCAGACAATTGCGAAAAAAAAGAGAGGAAACGGAAAAAGTATAAAAGACCAAAAGAAAGTGACGAACCGTCAACAGAGTGTAAAAAGCCACCAAAAAATTGTAGAAAACCATAA
- a CDS encoding DUF4118 domain-containing protein, with protein MALRTDPPPEKGTSTRLFPKGHLKIFLGASPGVGKTFAMLQAAAERKQEGVDVVVGLVETHKRKETEDQLKNLEILPRKVITYRGKKFKELDLDGVLARAPKLVLIDECAHSNLPGSRHPKRYNDIQEILEHGINVYTTLNIQHFESLKDMVEQMTHITIRETIPDAFIQSADEVQLIDLPPDDLLQRLADGKVYVPEQAITAIENYFNRSNLLSLRELALRHTVAVADEEMSHDVQQRKKQGPWPASDRVMVCVGTEPSSENLVRIACRVADRMQAKWAAVTVETPDDETRSLSVQQQLSRTLHLAQELGAEEVVALDGTDVAETLLQYAFANNVTDMLVGQHQKRSFLQRVPLIGQVLRARSVAEEILSFHPSLTLRVIPTEENGPHQIAPTPKKPFHKSILPYVYSLLITLSMLFAAGEIVKHTSITSISTFFFLSIILVSIKFGFRPALLATFVGTLAYNTIFMNPKYHLSIISLEGGLTFLSFVFAALVISNLSIHSRNVISTTQGRLRQIRFYSNFVQKLTLCKYRDDVLALLCQELYRFLNISVIAFWEIHENLTPAIQYPEERDLGLTTSDESAIQWALAHQSRSGRFTDNFSDARYLYLPIKIGNNSLGVVGIWALKDQLTIDDFRIAQTLIDQAALAIDRLNHIKKRDR; from the coding sequence GTGGCTCTGCGAACTGATCCCCCCCCTGAAAAGGGAACGTCAACCCGCCTTTTCCCAAAAGGACATCTCAAGATTTTTCTAGGTGCCTCCCCTGGCGTTGGAAAGACGTTCGCGATGCTTCAAGCAGCTGCTGAGCGCAAACAAGAAGGTGTTGATGTCGTCGTGGGCCTCGTTGAAACCCACAAGCGTAAAGAAACCGAAGATCAACTCAAAAATCTCGAAATCCTCCCCAGAAAAGTCATTACTTACCGGGGGAAGAAATTCAAAGAACTTGATCTTGATGGCGTCCTGGCACGGGCCCCTAAACTTGTACTCATAGATGAATGCGCCCACAGCAATTTGCCAGGAAGCCGGCACCCAAAAAGATATAATGACATCCAAGAGATTCTTGAACATGGCATCAATGTTTACACAACCCTCAACATCCAGCATTTTGAAAGCTTAAAAGATATGGTGGAGCAAATGACCCATATCACTATTCGAGAAACCATTCCCGACGCTTTCATTCAATCTGCCGATGAAGTTCAATTGATTGATTTGCCCCCCGATGACCTACTTCAACGCCTTGCAGATGGAAAAGTGTACGTCCCAGAGCAAGCCATTACCGCCATTGAAAATTACTTCAACCGTTCCAACTTACTTTCCTTGCGGGAGCTTGCCTTGCGGCACACAGTAGCAGTTGCAGACGAAGAAATGTCCCACGACGTCCAACAGCGGAAGAAGCAAGGTCCTTGGCCAGCAAGTGATCGCGTTATGGTTTGCGTCGGCACTGAACCGTCAAGCGAAAATTTGGTTCGTATTGCCTGTCGCGTTGCAGATCGGATGCAAGCCAAATGGGCAGCTGTTACTGTTGAAACGCCTGATGATGAAACGCGATCCTTAAGCGTTCAACAGCAACTCTCTCGCACCCTCCATCTCGCACAGGAATTAGGCGCTGAAGAGGTCGTTGCCCTTGACGGAACCGATGTTGCGGAAACACTTCTTCAGTATGCATTTGCAAATAACGTCACGGATATGCTTGTCGGACAACATCAAAAGCGCAGCTTCTTGCAAAGAGTTCCTCTGATTGGTCAAGTATTACGTGCAAGGTCTGTGGCTGAAGAAATTTTATCCTTTCACCCTTCTTTGACTTTACGAGTTATCCCAACGGAAGAAAATGGACCTCATCAGATTGCTCCAACCCCCAAGAAGCCCTTCCATAAGAGCATTCTCCCCTATGTTTACAGCCTTCTCATTACCTTAAGTATGTTGTTTGCTGCCGGAGAAATCGTAAAACACACCTCAATCACGAGTATCTCGACGTTCTTTTTCTTAAGCATCATCTTGGTCTCGATTAAATTTGGGTTCCGGCCCGCACTTTTGGCAACCTTTGTCGGCACGTTGGCCTACAACACCATCTTTATGAACCCAAAATACCATTTAAGTATCATAAGCTTAGAAGGAGGATTGACTTTTCTGTCCTTTGTTTTTGCGGCACTCGTCATATCAAATTTGTCCATACACTCCCGTAATGTCATTTCGACGACTCAAGGCAGATTGCGCCAAATTCGTTTCTATTCAAACTTTGTTCAAAAACTTACTCTTTGCAAATACAGGGACGATGTCCTAGCACTTCTTTGCCAAGAACTTTACCGGTTTTTAAATATTTCTGTCATTGCCTTTTGGGAAATTCACGAGAATCTAACTCCTGCAATACAGTACCCAGAGGAAAGAGACCTCGGCCTGACCACATCCGACGAAAGCGCCATTCAGTGGGCGTTAGCTCACCAAAGCCGCAGTGGACGATTCACTGACAATTTCTCAGATGCTCGCTATCTTTACTTACCCATAAAAATAGGAAACAATAGTTTAGGAGTGGTTGGTATTTGGGCATTAAAAGATCAATTAACAATTGATGATTTTAGAATTGCACAAACACTCATTGATCAAGCTGCCTTGGCGATTGATCGATTAAACCATATAAAAAAACGTGACAGATGA